A single window of Nocardia sp. NBC_01327 DNA harbors:
- a CDS encoding response regulator transcription factor: protein MIQIFIVDDNNVALAGLKSFLRNNRSLIVTGEARDMTGALKAIDPKSVDIAIVGLDLPDGSGIELCRRLQVEFPGIKCVIFSAPADAETLTRAALAGAFGYLTSNLPGETILQAMHMVSAGRLAFDQRLIEILIRHVRQSAAIESALRELTFRELELFNSVSDGHSSQQIAERIGIAEKTVRNNLTKLYAKLGVENRNELVALSAKLREGLIQPQLCNNPRGTRSAA, encoded by the coding sequence ATGATCCAAATTTTCATTGTCGACGATAACAACGTCGCCCTAGCCGGTCTCAAGTCGTTCCTGAGAAACAACCGGTCACTGATCGTCACCGGGGAAGCTCGCGATATGACAGGCGCCCTGAAAGCAATAGATCCGAAGTCGGTAGATATCGCCATCGTAGGACTCGACCTCCCCGATGGAAGCGGAATAGAGCTATGCCGCCGACTGCAGGTGGAATTCCCGGGTATCAAGTGTGTGATATTCAGCGCCCCCGCCGACGCCGAAACATTGACGCGGGCAGCCCTGGCCGGCGCTTTCGGATATCTCACGAGCAACCTTCCCGGCGAGACGATCCTCCAGGCAATGCACATGGTCTCAGCAGGGCGACTCGCCTTCGACCAGCGCCTGATCGAGATTCTCATCAGGCATGTTCGCCAATCAGCTGCGATCGAGAGCGCTCTTCGCGAGCTGACCTTCCGCGAATTGGAACTCTTCAACTCAGTGAGTGACGGCCATTCCAGCCAGCAGATCGCCGAGCGCATCGGCATTGCAGAGAAGACTGTCAGGAACAATCTCACGAAACTCTACGCCAAGCTCGGCGTGGAAAACAGGAACGAGCTGGTCGCACTATCGGCAAAATTACGAGAAGGCTTGATACAGCCGCAATTATGCAACAACCCAAGAGGCACCCGATCCGCCGCTTGA
- a CDS encoding glycosyltransferase family 2 protein, with amino-acid sequence MTNSLTLEPAAEAVESYVRRISGGAVRTIEPSGPVFAQPIPQRRRTRARTFAPALGIRARLAVVVGTLAWAIVIALFWVWWMQPQHRLGLVGFVVTTLLVAYVTLLPIYFLITVNRLRRVWTGRAVPPLRVAMVVTKAPSEPWPMVRKTLQAMLSQRYPHRFDIWLADEDPQPEVLEWTRRHGIRVSTRRGVEEYQRTIWPRRRRCKEGNLAWFYDNWGYRDYDVVSQLDADHVPDSGYLAAMVRPFADPAIGYVAAPSICDSNVRTSWAVRGRLFHEATFHGPHQLGHNGGLSPVGIGSHYAVRTAAVRSIGGLGPELAEDFSTSYLLTIAGWSSAFAIDAEAHGEGPATFAAMLTQEFQWSRSLSTELLELMPRTLRLLPWGLRLRFGFALLYYPLSVLTAAAGVLMPAVAAVTGNSWVSINYGVFIGFVVAQGVCLMSIVAVVRRARLLRPVNAPLLSWEQALYIFAKWPFNAWGVLAAVAQRFSPRPLDFKVTPKDVAVQAMPVRLAAPYLLFASLLALSADIGMRTGGPVGYIGLCALGALTYLTVAASVVSLHAREAARLTGATHTGSALVWRPLLAVALAVPLVSFTVGAFPVFALKEFSA; translated from the coding sequence ATGACGAACTCACTCACCCTGGAGCCCGCGGCGGAGGCCGTCGAATCCTATGTGCGGCGGATCTCCGGCGGCGCCGTCCGAACCATCGAACCGTCGGGACCCGTTTTCGCCCAGCCGATTCCGCAGCGGCGGCGCACCCGCGCGCGTACCTTCGCACCCGCCCTCGGGATCCGCGCGCGGCTTGCCGTGGTCGTGGGCACGCTCGCCTGGGCAATCGTCATTGCGCTGTTCTGGGTGTGGTGGATGCAGCCACAGCACCGGCTCGGACTCGTCGGATTCGTGGTGACCACCCTGCTGGTGGCCTACGTGACACTGCTGCCGATCTACTTCCTCATCACCGTCAATCGGCTGCGCCGCGTGTGGACCGGCCGGGCCGTACCGCCACTGCGGGTCGCGATGGTCGTCACCAAAGCCCCGTCCGAACCCTGGCCCATGGTGCGGAAGACGTTGCAGGCCATGCTCTCCCAGCGCTACCCCCATCGTTTCGACATCTGGCTGGCCGATGAGGATCCGCAGCCCGAAGTGCTGGAATGGACACGGCGGCACGGGATCCGGGTGTCGACCCGCCGTGGGGTCGAGGAGTACCAGCGCACGATATGGCCTCGACGCAGGCGCTGCAAGGAAGGCAATCTGGCGTGGTTCTATGACAATTGGGGCTATCGCGACTACGACGTCGTGAGCCAGCTCGATGCCGACCATGTCCCCGATTCCGGCTACCTCGCCGCGATGGTGCGCCCCTTCGCTGATCCCGCGATCGGGTATGTCGCAGCTCCCAGCATCTGCGATTCGAACGTTCGCACCTCCTGGGCGGTGCGCGGGCGGCTCTTTCACGAAGCCACGTTCCACGGTCCGCATCAGCTCGGACACAACGGCGGGCTTTCCCCGGTCGGCATCGGTTCGCACTACGCCGTGCGCACCGCGGCGGTACGGAGCATCGGCGGACTCGGACCCGAACTGGCGGAAGACTTCTCGACCAGTTACCTCTTGACGATCGCAGGCTGGTCCAGTGCGTTCGCGATCGATGCCGAGGCGCACGGCGAGGGGCCGGCCACCTTCGCCGCGATGTTGACCCAGGAGTTCCAGTGGTCCCGTAGTTTGAGCACGGAACTGCTCGAACTCATGCCCCGCACGCTGCGTCTGCTGCCGTGGGGATTGCGGCTGCGGTTCGGCTTCGCCCTGCTGTACTACCCACTGTCGGTCCTCACCGCAGCGGCCGGTGTCCTGATGCCCGCGGTCGCGGCGGTGACCGGGAATTCGTGGGTCAGCATCAATTACGGCGTATTCATCGGATTCGTTGTGGCACAAGGGGTGTGCCTGATGAGCATCGTCGCGGTGGTTCGGCGAGCCCGGTTACTTCGGCCGGTGAACGCCCCGCTGCTCAGCTGGGAGCAGGCCCTCTACATCTTCGCCAAATGGCCGTTCAATGCCTGGGGCGTCCTCGCTGCGGTGGCGCAGCGCTTCAGCCCGCGCCCCCTCGACTTCAAGGTCACCCCGAAAGACGTTGCGGTGCAAGCGATGCCGGTACGCCTGGCAGCCCCGTACCTACTGTTCGCGAGTCTGCTGGCCCTGTCCGCCGACATCGGCATGCGGACCGGCGGACCGGTCGGCTACATCGGACTGTGCGCACTCGGTGCATTGACCTACCTCACCGTCGCCGCGTCGGTAGTGAGCCTGCATGCCCGTGAGGCCGCCCGGCTCACCGGCGCCACCCACACCGGTTCCGCCCTGGTCTGGCGGCCCCTGCTCGCGGTCGCGCTCGCGGTACCGCTGGTCTCGTTCACCGTCGGCGCTTTTCCCGTCTTCGCCTTGAAGGAGTTCTCCGCATGA
- a CDS encoding UDP-glucose dehydrogenase family protein, whose translation MTKLTVLGTGYLGATHAACMAELGHEVLGVDIDEGKIAKLQEGQVPFFEPELEEVLQRNIKAGRLRFSTSYREAAEWGAAHFLCVGTPQKRGEYAADLRYVESVIDELAPHITEPAVIYGKSTVPVGTAARLGERARALSPAGERLEVAWNPEFLREGFAVGDTLHPDRLVVGIDPQRPGRAEELIREIYATAIAAQTPFLVTDLATAELVKVAANAFLATKISFINAMAELCEAADADVTVLADAIGHDARIGRRFLNAGLGFGGGCLPKDIRAFMARAGELQAHQALTFLREVDNVNMRRRTRMVELTRETFDGSLIGTRLAVLGAAFKPDSDDVRDSPALNVAGQLQLQGANVTVYDPQAMDNARALFPTLEYATSLTEACAGADAVLVLTEWQQFRELDPAALADLVRSTRMLDGRNCLDAQRWTAAGWTYRGLGRY comes from the coding sequence ATGACCAAGCTGACTGTTCTGGGAACCGGATATCTGGGCGCGACGCATGCGGCGTGCATGGCCGAACTCGGTCACGAGGTACTCGGCGTCGATATCGACGAAGGCAAGATCGCCAAGCTGCAGGAAGGGCAGGTACCGTTCTTCGAGCCCGAACTCGAAGAGGTGCTGCAACGCAATATCAAGGCCGGGCGACTGCGCTTCTCCACTTCGTATCGGGAGGCAGCCGAATGGGGCGCCGCGCACTTCCTGTGCGTCGGCACCCCGCAGAAGCGCGGCGAGTACGCCGCCGACCTGCGCTATGTGGAATCGGTCATCGACGAATTGGCGCCGCACATCACCGAACCCGCTGTCATCTACGGCAAGTCCACGGTTCCGGTCGGCACCGCGGCCCGGCTCGGGGAGCGGGCGCGCGCACTGTCTCCGGCGGGTGAGCGGCTCGAGGTGGCCTGGAATCCGGAGTTCCTGCGCGAGGGCTTCGCGGTCGGGGACACCTTGCATCCGGACCGGCTCGTGGTCGGCATCGACCCGCAGCGGCCCGGCCGAGCCGAGGAACTGATCCGGGAGATCTACGCCACGGCCATCGCCGCGCAGACTCCTTTCCTCGTCACCGATCTGGCCACCGCCGAATTGGTGAAGGTGGCGGCCAATGCCTTTCTCGCCACCAAGATCTCGTTCATCAACGCCATGGCCGAACTGTGCGAGGCCGCCGATGCCGATGTGACCGTCCTGGCCGACGCCATCGGGCACGACGCGCGCATCGGCCGCCGATTCCTCAACGCCGGCTTGGGATTCGGCGGTGGCTGCCTGCCCAAGGACATCCGAGCCTTCATGGCCCGCGCGGGCGAATTGCAGGCGCACCAGGCACTGACCTTCCTGCGCGAGGTCGACAACGTCAATATGCGCCGGCGGACACGCATGGTCGAGCTGACCCGGGAGACATTCGACGGTTCACTGATCGGCACCCGGCTGGCGGTGCTCGGTGCGGCGTTCAAACCCGATTCCGACGATGTGCGCGACTCCCCCGCACTCAATGTCGCCGGTCAGCTGCAGTTACAGGGCGCCAATGTCACCGTGTACGACCCCCAGGCCATGGACAACGCCCGCGCACTGTTCCCGACGCTCGAGTACGCTACGAGCCTGACCGAGGCGTGCGCTGGCGCCGATGCGGTGCTGGTACTCACCGAATGGCAGCAGTTCCGTGAGCTGGACCCCGCGGCTCTCGCCGATCTGGTCCGCAGCACGCGGATGCTGGACGGGCGAAACTGCCTGGACGCCCAGCGCTGGACCGCGGCCGGCTGGACCTATCGTGGTCTCGGTCGTTATTGA
- a CDS encoding right-handed parallel beta-helix repeat-containing protein: MIESRSLLILIAVVLTAVALTGIDRVEAVDGRHDFYLSNSGDDGADGRTPGTAWRTLERLARQSLEPGVRVLLEGGDTFEGTLRLGASDAGDARRPVWIGSYGTGRAVVAAGAGPGVLVQDTGGVRVGDLTIVGTGGGAADGVTVYTDRPGTRPSGVVFEDLEVSGFRNGVSIGATRSDSGFHGVQVRRVVARDNRESGVTTYGPAFDAGAPVYVNTDITVSEVVAYRNLGDPAAQVNTGNGIVLGSVSDGRVVGSVAYENGAQSVASEGPYGIWTYDSTGVVIERNISHHNRTGGADGGGFDLDQNTSHCVLQHNLSYANDGPGYLLFSNAANRANTGNVVRFNSSVDDGRRGDFYGGVTIMGGLSGPASTTGVFDAQVYGNAVTVGRSAAKTPPVVRIAGTLGGVVVYDNVFTAYDDADLVEAENFTVEGITLRANTYHSPSPAVGWAGNRYATTADWHSATGQH; encoded by the coding sequence GTGATCGAGTCGCGGTCCCTATTGATCCTGATCGCTGTTGTGCTGACTGCTGTGGCGTTGACGGGGATCGACCGGGTGGAGGCCGTCGATGGGCGGCACGATTTCTATCTCAGTAACTCCGGAGATGACGGTGCGGACGGCCGCACGCCGGGCACCGCATGGCGGACGCTCGAGCGGCTCGCTCGGCAATCTCTCGAACCGGGCGTGCGAGTACTGCTCGAGGGCGGCGACACGTTCGAGGGCACGCTGCGGCTGGGCGCGAGCGACGCGGGTGACGCCCGTCGTCCGGTGTGGATCGGGTCCTACGGAACCGGGCGCGCGGTGGTCGCCGCCGGTGCAGGTCCCGGAGTGCTGGTTCAGGACACCGGCGGCGTCAGGGTCGGCGATCTCACGATCGTCGGCACCGGTGGCGGCGCGGCCGACGGGGTCACGGTCTACACCGATCGACCGGGGACCCGCCCCTCGGGAGTCGTGTTCGAGGACCTGGAGGTCAGCGGTTTCCGTAACGGGGTGTCGATCGGGGCCACACGATCGGACTCCGGTTTCCACGGCGTGCAGGTGCGCCGGGTGGTTGCCAGGGACAACCGTGAGTCCGGGGTGACGACCTATGGGCCCGCGTTCGACGCGGGCGCCCCCGTGTACGTCAATACCGACATCACGGTGTCGGAGGTGGTCGCATACCGCAACCTCGGAGACCCTGCGGCGCAGGTGAACACCGGCAACGGCATCGTGCTCGGCAGCGTATCCGATGGCCGCGTGGTCGGGTCGGTGGCGTACGAGAACGGCGCGCAGTCCGTGGCATCGGAGGGTCCGTACGGCATCTGGACCTACGATTCGACCGGAGTTGTCATCGAGCGCAATATCTCTCATCACAATCGCACCGGCGGCGCGGACGGCGGGGGATTCGACCTGGATCAGAACACCTCGCATTGCGTTCTCCAGCACAATCTTTCGTACGCCAACGACGGGCCCGGTTATCTCCTGTTCAGCAATGCCGCCAACCGTGCCAATACCGGCAATGTGGTGCGTTTCAACAGCTCGGTCGATGACGGGCGGCGCGGGGACTTCTACGGCGGCGTCACGATCATGGGTGGTCTGTCCGGTCCGGCCTCGACCACGGGGGTATTCGATGCCCAGGTGTACGGCAATGCGGTGACCGTGGGTAGATCCGCGGCGAAAACTCCTCCGGTGGTGCGCATCGCGGGGACGCTGGGCGGAGTCGTGGTGTACGACAACGTGTTCACCGCGTACGACGATGCCGATCTCGTCGAGGCCGAGAACTTCACCGTCGAGGGAATCACATTGCGCGCCAACACCTATCATTCGCCGTCCCCGGCCGTCGGCTGGGCCGGAAATCGGTACGCCACGACGGCGGACTGGCACTCGGCTACCGGGCAACACTGA
- a CDS encoding class F sortase, with product MAIVATLVAGCTSSDKTTSASTTTAASSTTGVKTAAAISRSTPTSFTISSIKASGSLISLGRNTDDSVQVPADYQQAGWYQQGPAPGEQGSAVILGHVDSYKGTGVFFSLKKVKAGDMIDVTRADGKTAHFKVTDVRMYLKSQFPDQLVFGPRGGATLQVVTCGGDFDQSAKSYLSNVVVFSSLDSVT from the coding sequence GTGGCGATTGTCGCGACCCTCGTCGCGGGCTGCACGTCTTCCGACAAGACGACCTCGGCGTCAACCACGACGGCGGCATCATCGACCACCGGTGTGAAGACGGCGGCGGCGATCAGCCGCTCGACTCCGACGTCGTTCACGATCTCCTCGATCAAGGCCTCCGGTTCACTGATCTCGCTGGGCCGCAACACCGATGACTCGGTCCAGGTCCCCGCGGACTATCAGCAGGCAGGCTGGTATCAGCAGGGCCCCGCCCCCGGCGAGCAGGGCTCCGCGGTCATCCTCGGCCACGTCGACTCCTACAAGGGCACCGGCGTGTTCTTCTCCCTCAAGAAGGTCAAGGCCGGTGACATGATCGATGTGACCCGCGCAGACGGCAAGACCGCCCATTTCAAGGTCACCGACGTGCGCATGTACCTCAAATCCCAATTCCCCGACCAACTCGTGTTCGGCCCCCGCGGCGGCGCAACCCTGCAGGTGGTCACCTGTGGCGGCGATTTCGACCAATCCGCCAAGAGCTACCTCTCCAACGTGGTCGTCTTCTCCTCCCTCGACTCGGTCACGTAG
- a CDS encoding TetR/AcrR family transcriptional regulator, giving the protein MPKANSPPEPSEPRRRRLPPAQRRAEIVDTAGRLIASTGVRNLTLRSVADELGVATGLISHYFVSIDDLVTEGFAHAGTGSLDAWDAYARVAQAPVDQLRRLLDYRRHREEFPVPLLWVDGWQAAYSEPHMRKEVVRQMDHARAIISRIISDGVDAGQFSTTDVRGSATRILATAHAVTIQAVMQTDEQFLLVADFVLATAERELGLSPHTLETDH; this is encoded by the coding sequence ATGCCGAAAGCGAATTCGCCTCCGGAGCCGAGCGAACCCCGCAGGCGACGCCTACCGCCGGCGCAGCGACGCGCCGAAATCGTGGACACCGCCGGTCGATTGATCGCATCCACCGGGGTCCGCAACCTCACCCTCCGCAGCGTGGCCGACGAACTCGGTGTCGCCACCGGACTCATCAGCCACTACTTCGTGTCGATCGACGATCTGGTCACCGAAGGTTTCGCCCATGCGGGCACGGGTTCCCTCGACGCATGGGACGCCTACGCCCGGGTCGCACAGGCCCCCGTCGACCAACTCCGCCGGCTGCTCGACTACAGGCGACACCGCGAGGAATTCCCGGTTCCGCTGTTGTGGGTCGATGGATGGCAAGCCGCCTACAGCGAACCGCACATGCGCAAGGAGGTGGTACGGCAGATGGACCATGCCCGAGCCATCATCAGTCGGATCATCAGCGATGGCGTCGATGCCGGTCAGTTCTCGACCACCGATGTGCGAGGCTCGGCCACTCGGATTCTCGCGACCGCCCACGCCGTCACGATCCAAGCCGTCATGCAGACCGACGAACAATTCCTGCTCGTGGCCGATTTCGTCCTGGCAACCGCCGAACGAGAACTCGGCCTGTCACCGCACACGCTCGAGACAGACCACTGA
- the galE gene encoding UDP-glucose 4-epimerase GalE: MKPGTVLVTGGGGFIGSHTVVALQERGHQVVVVDDHSTSSPLALDRVAAISGVAPLLYSLDLNDRAALDRVFEAHPIDAVIHFAARKAVGESTEIPLEYFDVNLGGTTSLLRTMDVHGVDRLVFSSSCSIYGDGAPDGTPLTETTPARPTNPYAWSKWVCEQMIEQGCTFHPALRAISLRYFNPIGAHPSGLLGEDPLGEPRNVMPHLMQVATGRRPELIVYGQDYPTPDGTAIRDYIHVSDVAAGHLAALGHIDDAPGHRVVNLGTGQGTSVLALRAAVARATGHPISYSVRDRRTGDVAALIADADKAHREWGWHAHHDLADMCRDAWKFTRTNPHGYVR; this comes from the coding sequence ATGAAACCCGGCACTGTTCTCGTCACCGGAGGTGGCGGATTCATCGGCAGTCATACCGTCGTCGCGCTGCAGGAACGCGGGCATCAGGTGGTCGTGGTCGACGACCATTCCACCAGTTCACCGCTCGCACTGGACCGGGTCGCTGCGATCAGTGGTGTTGCGCCGCTGCTGTATTCACTCGACCTCAACGATCGAGCGGCACTGGACCGGGTGTTCGAGGCACACCCGATCGACGCGGTCATCCACTTCGCCGCCCGCAAGGCCGTCGGCGAATCGACCGAGATTCCGCTGGAGTACTTCGACGTCAACCTCGGGGGAACCACCAGCCTGCTGCGGACGATGGACGTACACGGAGTAGACCGGCTGGTGTTCTCCTCCTCGTGTTCGATCTACGGAGACGGCGCGCCGGATGGCACTCCTCTGACCGAAACCACGCCGGCTCGCCCGACCAACCCGTACGCGTGGAGCAAGTGGGTGTGCGAGCAGATGATCGAGCAGGGCTGCACATTCCATCCGGCGTTGCGGGCGATCAGCCTGCGCTACTTCAACCCCATCGGCGCGCACCCGAGCGGTTTGCTCGGCGAGGATCCGCTCGGTGAACCACGCAACGTGATGCCGCACCTGATGCAGGTAGCGACGGGCCGTCGCCCCGAGCTCATCGTGTACGGACAGGACTACCCCACACCCGACGGCACGGCGATCCGCGACTACATCCATGTCTCGGACGTCGCCGCCGGGCACCTCGCGGCACTCGGCCATATCGACGACGCACCGGGGCATCGAGTGGTGAATCTCGGTACCGGACAGGGCACTTCAGTGCTGGCACTGCGCGCAGCGGTCGCCCGGGCCACCGGCCATCCGATTTCCTACAGCGTGCGCGACCGTCGCACGGGGGATGTGGCCGCGCTGATCGCCGACGCGGACAAGGCCCATCGCGAATGGGGCTGGCACGCCCACCACGACCTGGCCGACATGTGCCGCGATGCCTGGAAATTCACCCGCACGAACCCGCACGGCTACGTGCGCTGA
- a CDS encoding SGNH/GDSL hydrolase family protein has product MNAELIEKLVRFQQPEKALPYVNGLDDARIAGLFGLDLLQYRDLRAGFADQARRAAEALLEDAQFAAQVDRLPFELGQHVLALGESSTADRLSWFEILRELLAVRRPGDAVKLTNAAVTGCSTTQALTMLPALGFQRPDWVLCQLGANDAQRLGSARTRLVSAAETARNLLLLRDRALELTSAQWVWLTPTAVDEGRAAAFPHFQRAGISWATADMADTARIMYAQPEPAADALSVTMPSSGVGLHLDDGVHLTLAGQQAVTVEVVRKLAHLDTRGGSDRGM; this is encoded by the coding sequence GTGAACGCCGAGTTGATCGAGAAATTGGTGCGGTTCCAGCAGCCGGAGAAGGCGCTGCCCTATGTGAATGGGCTCGACGACGCCCGTATTGCCGGACTCTTCGGCCTGGATCTCCTCCAATACCGTGACCTGCGTGCGGGATTCGCCGATCAGGCCCGCCGCGCCGCCGAGGCGCTATTGGAAGACGCGCAGTTCGCGGCGCAGGTGGATCGACTGCCGTTCGAGCTGGGCCAGCATGTACTGGCACTGGGGGAGAGCTCCACCGCAGATCGTCTGTCCTGGTTCGAGATTCTGCGTGAACTACTTGCCGTCCGCCGTCCCGGCGACGCCGTAAAGCTGACGAATGCGGCCGTCACCGGTTGCTCCACCACGCAAGCGCTGACGATGCTGCCCGCCCTGGGCTTCCAGCGTCCCGACTGGGTGCTGTGCCAGCTCGGCGCCAATGACGCGCAGCGTCTGGGGAGCGCCCGGACCAGGCTGGTCAGTGCCGCCGAGACCGCCCGCAACCTGCTTCTGCTGCGCGACCGAGCGCTGGAACTGACCTCCGCGCAATGGGTCTGGCTCACTCCCACAGCGGTGGACGAGGGCCGCGCTGCCGCCTTCCCGCATTTTCAACGGGCTGGAATCTCTTGGGCCACAGCCGATATGGCGGACACCGCACGCATCATGTACGCCCAGCCGGAGCCGGCCGCTGATGCTCTTTCGGTCACCATGCCCTCCTCGGGCGTCGGGTTGCATCTCGATGACGGCGTGCACCTGACCCTGGCCGGTCAGCAGGCCGTCACGGTCGAGGTGGTGAGGAAACTGGCACATCTGGACACCAGGGGTGGATCGGATAGGGGCATGTAG